A genomic region of Gemmata massiliana contains the following coding sequences:
- a CDS encoding ISAs1 family transposase yields the protein MPLALTTVFADLPDPRIETANKLHPLTDILVIATCAVIAGADGWEEIAEYGQSKEDFFRRFLELPNGVPSHDTFERVFAKLDPDAFADRFGRGMRALCESTGLVHIAVDGKSARRSAQGTFTGCLHLVSAWATESRLILGQRSVPEGGHEITTVPDLLAALNLNGAVVTLDAAGCQKATVEQIRQQGGDYVVCVKGNQKGLHDAVADVFDRAGGAELAGCDMAGEAGVGHGREEERYVTVVQDPEGLPGGWTDVGAVALVCRERRAKGQKSEGTGHYYITSLRARAAVLAGYIRNHWGIENGLHWVLDVAFREDDSRARTGHAAANLGMLRRVAVSLLTRTKVKGSIKTRRMKAGWDDNYLLQVIQGITA from the coding sequence ATGCCCCTCGCGCTGACCACGGTGTTTGCGGACCTGCCCGACCCACGGATCGAGACTGCCAACAAGTTGCACCCGCTGACGGACATCCTGGTGATCGCGACGTGCGCGGTGATCGCTGGGGCCGACGGGTGGGAGGAGATCGCCGAGTACGGACAGAGCAAGGAGGACTTCTTTCGACGGTTCCTCGAACTGCCCAACGGGGTGCCGAGCCACGATACATTCGAGCGCGTGTTCGCCAAACTCGATCCCGATGCGTTCGCCGACCGGTTCGGGCGCGGGATGCGCGCGTTGTGCGAATCGACGGGGTTGGTCCACATCGCGGTCGACGGGAAGAGCGCACGGCGTTCGGCCCAAGGCACGTTCACCGGGTGCCTGCACTTGGTCAGCGCATGGGCCACCGAGAGCCGCCTGATCCTGGGCCAGCGGTCGGTGCCCGAGGGCGGGCACGAGATCACCACGGTGCCCGACCTGTTGGCCGCGCTGAACCTGAACGGCGCGGTGGTGACGCTGGACGCGGCCGGGTGTCAGAAGGCCACGGTCGAGCAGATCCGCCAGCAGGGTGGGGACTATGTGGTGTGCGTGAAGGGGAACCAGAAGGGGCTGCACGACGCCGTGGCCGACGTGTTCGACCGCGCCGGGGGCGCGGAGCTCGCGGGGTGCGACATGGCGGGCGAGGCGGGTGTGGGGCACGGGCGCGAGGAAGAGCGGTACGTGACTGTGGTCCAAGACCCCGAGGGCTTGCCGGGCGGGTGGACCGATGTCGGCGCGGTCGCACTGGTGTGTCGGGAGCGCCGGGCCAAAGGCCAGAAGAGCGAAGGCACGGGGCACTACTACATCACCAGCTTGCGCGCGCGCGCGGCGGTGTTGGCGGGTTACATCCGGAACCATTGGGGCATCGAGAATGGGCTGCATTGGGTGTTGGACGTGGCGTTCCGTGAGGACGATAGCCGCGCCCGCACCGGACACGCGGCAGCGAATCTGGGGATGCTCCGGCGCGTGGCCGTGTCCCTGTTGACGCGCACCAAGGTCAAAGGCAGTATCAAAACCCGGCGCATGAAGGCCGGGTGGGATGACAACTACCTACTGCAAGTTATCCAAGGAATTACAGCCTAA
- a CDS encoding ISAs1 family transposase, which yields MSIPLLAVFADVPDPRRETKNKLHELVDILTLATCAVIAGADGWDQVAAFGRAKQTLFAPYLRLPHGVPSPDTFERVFAKLDPDAFADRFGRWMAAACESTGLVHVAIDGKSARRSTKNTFTGCLHLVEAWAVENRLILGQRSVPEGGHEITTAPDLLGALDLTGAVVTVDAAFCQKELVSQIRTQGGHYVVCVKGNQKGLRGAVAEVFARAGEDAFAGCDMGSAVEDGHGREEERYVTVVEDPEGLPSGWADVGAVALVCRERVVNGKPNESTAHYYLTSLRIGAVELAGYIRNHWGIENGLHWCLDIAFREDDSRARAGHAGANLGMIRRVALSLLQRADTKGSIRTRRMKAAWDDQYLLKVLKILTTK from the coding sequence ATGAGTATTCCGCTGCTGGCGGTGTTTGCGGATGTGCCAGACCCGCGCCGCGAAACGAAGAACAAGTTGCATGAGCTGGTGGATATCCTCACGTTGGCCACGTGTGCGGTGATCGCCGGGGCCGACGGGTGGGACCAGGTGGCCGCGTTCGGTCGGGCCAAGCAAACGTTGTTCGCCCCGTACCTGCGGTTGCCCCACGGGGTTCCGAGCCCGGACACGTTCGAGCGCGTGTTCGCCAAGCTGGACCCGGACGCGTTCGCGGACCGGTTCGGGCGCTGGATGGCAGCCGCATGCGAGAGTACCGGCCTGGTGCACGTGGCGATCGATGGTAAGAGCGCCCGGCGGTCCACCAAGAACACGTTCACCGGGTGCTTGCATCTGGTCGAGGCGTGGGCCGTGGAGAACCGGTTGATCCTGGGCCAGCGGTCCGTGCCCGAGGGCGGACACGAGATCACCACGGCCCCAGATCTGTTGGGCGCCCTGGATCTGACGGGCGCGGTGGTGACCGTCGACGCGGCCTTTTGCCAGAAGGAGTTGGTGTCCCAGATCCGCACCCAGGGCGGGCATTACGTGGTGTGCGTGAAGGGGAACCAGAAGGGGTTGCGCGGCGCGGTGGCGGAGGTGTTCGCGCGGGCCGGGGAGGACGCGTTCGCCGGGTGTGACATGGGGTCCGCGGTCGAGGACGGGCACGGGCGCGAGGAAGAGCGGTACGTGACGGTGGTTGAAGATCCGGAAGGGCTACCGAGCGGGTGGGCCGATGTTGGGGCCGTGGCCCTGGTGTGCCGGGAGCGGGTGGTGAACGGGAAGCCGAATGAGAGCACCGCTCATTACTACCTCACCAGCTTGCGGATCGGGGCGGTCGAGCTGGCGGGGTACATCCGCAACCATTGGGGCATTGAGAACGGGCTCCATTGGTGTCTGGACATCGCGTTCCGGGAAGACGACAGCCGGGCTCGGGCCGGACACGCCGGGGCCAACCTGGGCATGATTCGCCGGGTTGCCCTGTCCCTGCTCCAGCGGGCGGACACCAAGGGCAGCATTCGTACTCGACGCATGAAGGCCGCCTGGGACGATCAATACCTGCTCAAAGTGCTTAAGATTCTGACGACTAAATGA